The following DNA comes from Teredinibacter haidensis.
CGGGTGTGTTTTAACCACGCCAATGTGCTCAATATCAATGAAATGCCAAACATTATGCAGGATGTGATTTTCTGTCAAAACCTGCTGATCTATTTCCGTCGCTGGTTACGTCACGAAATTATGAATGCGTTTGTGGAACGTTTGAAACCGGGAGGTTTATTAGTGGTTGGTTTGGGAGAAGTGGTCGATTGGACCCATCCAGAAATGGTGAGAGCGCCCGTCGATGAAGTACAGGCATACATAAAAAAAGTGGCGGCAGCGTAATGCGGTTGTCTGATACAAACCTAGCGGTGCAGGGCTCCATCTATGGGTGATAAACGTAATTTTGCAGCGTTGGATTGGGTTGTTGGGGAGATCAGTGAAACTCTCAAAGATGCCCACCAAGCGTTAGAAGCTTTTGTGGAAGACCCAAGGGATTCCACACGCATACGTTTCTGCCTGACTCATATCCACCAAGTGCATGGCAGTCTGCAAATGGTTGAGTTCCACGGGGCATCATTGCTGGCTGAAGAAATGGAGCAGCTGGCACAGGCACTGATGGACAATCAGGTTACCAGTGTGCCCGAAGCGCAGGAAGTACTGATGCGCTCGCTGCTGCAGTTGCCTATTTATCTCGATCGTATCCGAGGGCAAAAAGAAGATAATCCCGGGTTGGTTCTGCCTTTACTTAACGACTTGCGTGCAGTGCGCAATCAAAGCTACCTCAGTGAAACCAATCTGTTTGCTCCCAACCTGCAGATTGTTAAAGAGCTCTATGGTAGCCGGCACCCCATTACCCAAGACAAGGCCAAACTCGCACAGGTTTTGAAAAAACTCAGGGAGATGTACCAGTTTGCCGCCGCAAGCGTACTACGGGAAATTAAAGTTGAGGAGAACCTCAACTATCTAGACAAAGTATTCAGCCGAATGGAAGCCCTTACTCAGGGAACGGCGTGTTTTCCCATGTGGGAAGTGTCAGCGGCCCTGATTGAAGGCCTGTTGCGCGGTGATATTGAATTGAGCGTTGCCGTTCGTGGGTTGCTTCGCCACCTGGCTCGGGAGCTGCGCGTTTTGGGGGAGAAAGCCCCGGGTGCATTGGATTTTATGCCCCGCGAAAACCTGCTGAAAAATTTGTTGTACTACGTTGCCAGAGCAGAGAGCGGCGGCAAAAAAGTTAATCGTGTAAAACAGCGATACAGTTTGTCTGAAGCTTTGCTAGACGGTGTCAGTATCGGCGATGAGGGCTCCAGTGATTCCCTCTCTGCGCCAGATCCCGAAGCGATTCGTTCAGTGGTTGTGGCCCTCAATGATGAGATCAACTCCATCAAGAATGTGCTCGACCTTTCTCTATCGGGCCACGGTTCACCGGAAGATTTAAAAGAAGTCTTGCCTATCGTTAAGCGTGTAGCCGACACGCTTGCGGTGCTGGGTATTGGTGATCTGCGCAAACAGGTCAATATTCAAGCCGCCATGCTGGAAGAACTCAGTCAGCAGAATAGTTTTGATGAAGCTCGGCTATTGGATGTGGCCGGTAAAATAATAGAAATCGAACACCGTCTCGAAGCGATCGCCAAGGTTGTGGGCACCAACCGAGATCTGGCCAGTGTCAACGAGCGTGAAGTAGAGATCGACCAGGCTAAAGTCACAGTACTTAAAGAATGTCAGCATGGCCTGGAGCAGGCGAAAGATGCCATTGTCGAATATATTTCTTCCAAATGGGATAAAAGCCACCTGCTAAATGTGGGTAGCCTGTTACACAATATTCGCGGTGGTTTGGATATGATTCCACTGCCGCGCCCGGCTGCGATACTGGGATCTTGTAGTTTGTATATTCAGGAACAGTTATTGAATCGCGAAGGACAGCCGGGTTGGGAAGCATTGGATACCCTGGCCGATGCGATTGCCAGCCTGGAGTATTACCTTGAGCGCTTGTTGGGTGATATGGAGGAAGATACCGAATCGCTTCTGGATGTGGCTGAAAGCAGCGTTGCAACTCTGGGTTACCCTATCGATGGAAGTGGTGTTACCGCCAATGCACCGGTAGATACGGTTGAACCGCCTCAGGTTGATGAGATACAAGAAATTATCGCGGCTCCGCCCGCTCCGACGGAAGAGTCGGTTTTTACTGCAGAACCCGTTACAGAGGAGCCCACTGCAGAAGAGCCCATGGCCGAAGAGTTGCCGGTATCAGGTGCTGCACCTGAGCTGGAAGTGCTCGACGGTCAAACTGCGCCAGTGGCCTCAGTTGAAGAATTTACGGCTCCTGCAGAGGTATCTCTTGCCCAAATCAGTATCGATGACGACGCTGAAGAAAGTGATATCGACGATGAAATTATCGAAATTTTTATCGAAGAAGCGGGTGAAGTAAAAGAAACGCTAGACGAGTACGTTCCTCAGTGGAAAGCTAACCAGCAAGACCAGGACGCCCTGGTGGTTATCCGCCGAGCTTTCCATACCCTAAAAGGTAGCGGCCGTATGGTCGAAGCTTTTGATATTGGTGAGTTGGCCTGGACTATCGAAAATATGCTTAACCGCATTCTCGATAATAGTATTCGCGCCGAGGCGGCCCACAGTCACGTTATCGATTTGGCTATTAATCTACTGCCTTCGATGATTGACGATTTTGCTGCCAAGCGTCGTTGCTCACAAAAGGCCTTGGCCGAGCAGTATATGGCTTGGGCGAAATCCCTTTCTGAGGGAAAAACTCCCCCAGAGCTGGCAGCCGTGCCAGCGGGAGAGTCTATTCCGCTTCCCGATCTTAATGCTCAAGCGCCTGCCGCTGAGCCTGTTAGCGAAAGCAATCCCGTGGTTGCGGAGACAGAAGAGCCTCAAGCCGAGCTTGAAGATGATGAAGATTTCGTACTTCTGGAAATCTTTTCTTCTGAAGCGGCGGGACACTTGGCTACCATGGAAGCCTTTATTGCCCAAATGGAAGAGGAATCCCCTCTCTACGGGCCGCCCAGTGATGACTTCCAGCGTGCGCTGCATACCTTGAAGGGCAGTGCCAAAATGGCGCAGGTACTTCCAATTGCAGGTATTGCCGAGCCACTGGAAGCTTTTGCTAAAGAGCTTATTACATACCAGGTTGATATCAACGCAGACATCTTGCAGTTATATCGCGATGCGGTGAGCTACACGCGCGAGGCTTTGGGTCGTATCGACGCTCGCCGGACACTTGAAATTCCCAAGCAGGAACAGTTTGTCGCGCGCACCGCAGAGTTACGTGAACTGGCGGTCGGGCACCTCATTCGTCTTAAAGAGATGGAAAAAGACGGTCAGCAGAAGGTTGATCCTCGCTTACTCTCCATCTTTATGGCAGAGGAAATGAATCTGCTGCTGGATGCGGAACAGATAATTGGCGACTGGCAGGCCAGTGGAGATAGTCGTGGTCATATTGAGCCTGTGGTGCGGGAGCTTTCCACCCTGGGAACGGGCGCTCAGCAGGCCAACCTACCGGATATGGCTGGCCTGAGCGCACAGCTGTGTAAACTATATGAGCAGTACCAAGCCGGTCAATTGGAAGCCAATGACGACTTTTTTACTCTCCTTGGCGCCGGACACAATGCGTTGTTGGATATGGTCGATGCCGTAGCTGCAGGCCAAAATGTTGTACCGCCATCGGAAGAGACTACTTCTGCATTGGCCTCGCTGATTTACAGTGGCTCCAGAGTGACGGAACGTACTGACGATGTATCGGGAGCAGAAACCGAGATCATAACAACGGATGAGCCTTTTTCGGTCAGCGAAGAGGCTGAAAACGAAATATCCAGTCTGGGTGAAGAGGCGGTTGAGGAAGCGATTCTTAATTCAATCGTTGAAGAGATTGTCGAGCCGGAGCAGCTGTGGGGTGAATCCGCAGTAGAAGCTGAAGAAGAGTCTCCCCTCGAGCTAGAGTTTGGTGACGACGAACCGTTGCAGCCTGGGGAAGATGCTGATGAACTTCTAGACGAAGAGCAAAGTTTCTCCAGCGATGAACATACCTCAGAGCAGCAAATGGTTGACGGGTTTGTCGAAGGCGCCGATGGTATTGTTACAGAAGAATTAGAAGATGTCCTAGTCGTAGCAGAAGAGCTTGCGCCAACCGAGGAGCTTCCAGATGAAGAGCACGGTCTCTCCAGTGAAGATCATTCGTCAGGGCTGAAAGTTGCGAACGGTTTTGTCGAAGACGCCGGTAGCATTGTTACAGACGGATCAGAAGACTTATTTGTAGTGGAAAACCTCGTGTCAGGTGAGGAGCAGGGCAGCCTCGATACGATAGAAGCGCTTCCAGATGAAGAGCATGGTCTCTCCAGCGATGATAATTCGTCAGAGCTGCAAATGGCGAACGGTTTTGTCGAAGGCACCGATGGATCAGAAGACCTCCTTGTAACAGAGGCGCTTGTGGTAGACCCTGCGCCAACTGAGGAGCAGGACCTTCTCGGCACGACAGAAGAGCAGGGGGCGTCGGAGTCTGACGCCGTCGTTGAATTTGAACCGGAAGAGCCTGCGTTCGTGTCGCCAAACACTCCGGAGAGTCAGCCAGCTGCTGAAGTTGAGCCGGAAGTGACCCCGAGCTGGAAGACCATCCCGGGCCTACTGGACAATATTGACACAAGCCATGAAGACTACGACGAGGATATTGTCGACATCTTTTTGGAGGAAGCGAACGAGCTGATCGAAGAACTGGATGAGTCGGTTCATAGCTGGGAATCTGACTGGTCCGATGATTCCAGGCCAGAGCAGATCAAACGCGTATTGCATACTCTCAAAGGTGGCGCTCGTTTGGCGGGAATGGCCAATCTCGGTGAGCTTACCCACGAATATGAAAGCTTCCTGATCGCCACTGACCTCAGTGATTTGAACGATGGCTTCTTCCACAAGATGCACAGTTACCAGGATAGAGTGCTCAGTGGTGTTCGTGGCATTGAGAACTTTGTAGCGCAGGGTGGCGCCAGTGCGACAGCCGCGCCGGCAGAAATTTCCGGTGATGCTGAGCTGGACGCCCCGATTGCTCAAACCGAGGGAATCGCTGATCAACAACCAGAAAATAGTGCGGCAGAAGCAGGTCAGGAATCCAATGTTCTGCCCTTTATGCCTCGACCTAAATCCGCCGCTGAGGCAAGCCCTGGTGAATTTAACATGCCGGCGGTTAAAACAGGTGGTGGTGAGCAGGCACTCGTAAGCAAGCAAACCGGGCCACAAGAGGTCGTTAAAGTCTCGTCCGACCTGTTGGAAGAATTGGTAAACCTTGCGGGTGAAACCTCCATTAACCGTTCGCGTATCGAGCAACAGGTCAGCGACTTCTCTCATTCACTGGAAGATATCGATTCCACCATTGCCCGTTTACAGGAGCAGTTGCGCAGGCTAGATATTGAAACCGAAGCCCAGGTGCTCTTTCGCCAGGAGCAGATGGCGGAACACGAAGATTTCGACCCTTTGGAGATGGATCGCTACTCGCAATTACAGCAGCTCTCCCGCTCACTAATTGAGTCTGCGTCCGACTTGGTGGATCTGCGCCAAACCCTGACCGACAACATCCGCGATACCGAAACTCTGTTACTGCAACAGTCACGTATTAACACCACTCTACAGGAGGGTTTGATGCGTTCACGCATGGTACCTTTCTCTCGTTTGGTACCGCGCCTGCGCCGGATTGTTCGCCAGGTTGCGGGTGAGCTGGGCAAGAATGTCAGCTTCGAGCTGGACAATATTGAAGGTGAACTAGACCGTTCCGTGCTGGAGCGTCTGGTACCGCCATTGGAACACATGCTGCGCAATGCTGTGGATCACGGTATTGAACTGCCGGAAAAACGCATAGACGCCGCTAAACCCGAAACCGGTCGAATTGTCTTAACGCTGGGTCGCGAAGGTGGCGATGTTCTTCTGCGTTTGGCTGATGATGGTCGTGGTGTGGATTTGCGTCGTGTACGTGAAAAGGCGATCGAGCGTGGTTTGATGGCCGCGGATGCAGAGCTGAGCGATTTCGATATCATGCAGTTTGTACTGCACGCTGGTTTCAGTACTGCGGAAACGGTCACCCAGATCTCAGGCCGCGGTGTAGGTATGGACGTTGTAACGTCCGAGATCAAAGCCATGGGCGGTTCAGTGCTGATCAACTCCGAATGGGGGCGTGGCACTGAAGTTATTATTCGACTACCGTTTACCGTATCGGTTAATCGCGCGCTGATGGTTGAAATAGGTCTGGATAACTACGCGATTCCGCTGAACACCATTGAAGGTATTGTGCGTGTTAGTCCATTTGAGCTGGAACACTATTATTCTAGTGAAGATGCCCGCTTTGAATATGCCGGGGAAAACTACCAAGTGCGCTATCTGGGGACAATGCTCAACGCGGATATTCAGGCCAAACTGGAAGGTCAGGCATTGCCTCTTCCCGTGTTATTGGTGCGCTCCGCAGAAAGTACCATGGCCATTCAAGTGGATAACCTCTTAGGTAGCCGTGAAGTGGTTGTAAAGAGCCTGGGCTCGCAATTCAGTTCTGTGCAGGGGCTTTCGGGTGCTACTCTTATGGGTGACGGGAGTGTGGTTGTTATTCTCGACCCCCATGCATTGGTGCGTAAAGAAATTGCCAATGCCAATATTATTGAGTTGGACGGAGTAGCCGCTCTGAAGGCCGATGAAGTGCCGGAAGAGGTTGTTAAGACTATTATGGTCGTCGATGACTCGGTAACGGTACGCAAGGTGACATCACGCTTTTTAGAACGTGAAGGCTTTAATGTGATGACCGCCAAAGATGGTGTGGACGCACTGCGAACACTTCAGGATGAACTGCCAGATCTTATGCTGCTGGATATTGAAATGCCGCGTATGGATGGTTTTGAAGTCGCGAAAAATATTCGCACGACTAGTCGATGGAAGCACTTACCTATCATTATGATTACCTCTCGAACCGGTGATAAACATCGGGAGCATGCGATGGAACTGGGGGTGAATAAATATATGGGTAAACCCTATCAGGAGGATATGTTGCTCGAAGGAATAAACGATCTTTTGGCTAAAGCCGAAAAGGGCTAGCTGCATTGACTGTGCAGGCCCTGACATTTGGGCTGCTGGCCGAAACATCCGCCCAACTTGAAGACTTGACCGATTTGGTAAAGCGTTCCGGTCACGATATTGCTTTGTCCATTAAAGCCAGCAGTGGTTGCCTGGACAAGGTTCGGAATGTCGACGCTTGGGTTGTGCGTTTGGATTTACAGCATGACAAGTCAGAACATCTGATGGAAATTTTGGAATCTTTCGACGTGCCAGTCATTTATGACGATATCGAGAGTTACAACGAGCTGGGTGTTATTGAGCGAGTCACGCGGTTTTCAAGCAAAATACAATTGTGTGCCGGTACCTCAGCGCCACAAGGCTTGAGCAAACCGCGTGAAATTTGGGTGTTAGCAGCATCGACGGGTGGCCCGGAGGCTGTCGGCCGTTTCCTGAAGCATATTCCTGAGCATATGGATGGCGTTGCTTTTTTGTATGTACAGCATATCAATCCAGAAATTACACGTACATTGCAGAAAGCCTTACTACGCAATACTTGCTGGGCTGTTCTCGAATGCGAGCGTTCCCAGACAATGGTGGAAAAATGCATATACCTGGTGTCACCAGCGCATCAAATTGATCTCTACGAAACTAGAGTGATAGCCCCCATACCCGATCGCTGGGCAGGAAAATATCAGCCCTCTGCCGACCAAGTGATGGCCAAGGTTGCCAGAAGGTTTGGTAAAAATAGCGGCGCGATTATATTTTCCGGCATGGGCAACGATGGCTCTAGCAGCTGCCATTATATGAAAGGTTGTGGCGGTTTGATTTGGGCGCAGTCTCCATCAAGCTGCGCAGTAGATTCCATGCCTGTTTCAGCCTTGGGAACCGGAGCGGTGAGCTATCTTGGGTCGCCAGAGCAGCTGGCACGACAATTCGCAGAACGTCGACATCCGAAAGCAGCCTGCATGTAAACCGTATTACTGCAGCAACGAATAACTGACTATTTTAATGGGTAAAAAGCATGAGTGAAGGTGAAAGTAAGGTCGCTGTTATTTCGAGCAATACAGAAATTGCCTGTCTGCTAGTTCCTCTGCTGGACAATACATTAATTTTACCAACGGTGTCGGTGGCGGAAATGGCGTCCATGCAACCTATTGGCTCGCTTGAAAATTCACCCCCCTGGCTCCTGGGTTTTTACGAATGGCGCAACACCAAGGTACCGGTTATTTCTTATGAGGGTATCAGTGGTGGCCCGGTGACACCTCTGAATCCTCAGGGGCGAATGGCGGTGTTAAACAACACCGGCGTTAATTCCGAGTTGCCCTTTATTGCTATACCGACTCAAGGCATTCCGCGTATGGTTCGTGTGGCGGAGGCTGATATTTCTGAAAATACAGATCGTAATGCGCGGCCCTATGATGATATGCAGGTAAAGGTTGGCCTGGAAGAATTTACCCTGCCCGATGTGACGGCGTTAGAACAGGCATGCATTGATTCGGGCGTGGTAATTTAATCGGTTTCATCCTCCGTCTCGCGGACCAAGCCGTTGAAAGAAAATAGACCCACGTCATTTGATATTGCCTTTCTCGCCGGTGTATCGCAGCCAACCGTTTCTCGTGCGCTTCGAAACAGCTCGCTGGTGAGTAAACAAACGCGAGACAAAATTCAGGAAATTGCTCGACAGCTAAATTACAAAGTTGATATCAACGCACGCAACCTGCGATCAAAAACCACAAAAACCCTCGCGCTACTGTTTTGTGAAGACCCGGGTACCGGAACGTCTTTAATTAACCCTTTCTTCTTATCCATGCTGGGAAGCATTACTAAGGCCTCGGCGACTCGCGGCTATGATTTGCTTATTTCTTTTCAGCAGGACAGTGATGATTGGCAAGCTGATTTTGAAGATACTCATAAGGCCGACGGGATTATTTTCCTTGGTTATGGTGACTACACCACCTACATCGAAAAAATATCGGGCCTTCATAAAATGAACGCCCATTTTATTACTTGGGGCCCTGTGGTTGAGGGGCAGGCTGGCTACTTTATCGGTTGTGATAACGAAAATGGCTGCTACACAGCGGTAACACATTTGCTGGAATCTGGGCGCTCTAAAATCGCTTTTCTGGGCGGTATAACGGAAGATTCCCCCGAATTTCAGGCACGCTATCACGGCTATTGTCGCGCTATAAAAGAGCGTGGTTTAGCGGTTAACAAGCGCTTACAGATTTATGCGCAAACAACAGAAACGTCGGGTTTTGCAGCCGCGCAGCAATTGCTCAGTAGTGGTGAAAAATTTGATGCGATTGCAGGTGCGAGCGATCTGATTGCCATCGGGGCGATGAAAGCGTTGCAGGAAGCCCAGTTATTAATTCCGCAACAGATAGCTGTTGTCGGTTTTGATGATATACCGATAGCGGATTTTGCCAGCCCACCGCTGACAACTATCCAGCAGGATACGCAATTGGCCGGACAGTTACTGGTGGATAATCTTATTAAAGTGATAGAAGGTGAATCGATCAGCCAGCAAAAAATTGCCGGAAAATTAATTGTGCGGGAATCGTGTGGTGCCAAATGTGGTGGTAGGAGCTGCGTCGCAAAAGCCTAACGAGCCGCCAGGTTACGGTTAGCCCAACAGTGGTATGCAGGAATTTTTGTTGGTGCTGCCGCTTGTCGTTGGGCAATCAGACAGCCTATATCGCATGCTGTGTAAACCACAGATTACTTGAAAGCCCTGACGTACCCTGTTCAGGGTTTCGTCGCCCTATTTATTTTGATAGCGGGACACTACCGGAGGGTAGCTGTCCCATACGGCTTCGTCAGCAACAGACCGTAATAGCTTTACATATTCCGCGTGGGTCCAGGCGAGCGGTGTGGCCGAGTTGGTGCCCTCACCCATGGCGAAGTTATGAGCGGTATCGACGCCAACGCCATCCCAAACTTGCTCCGGCAACATCAAACCTTCGTTGGCAAAAAATTCCATCGCAGCGACAAACGTATTTTTTAAGTGCTCGGATGTGGCGCCTTTTGCAAGCTCATAGTGACCCCGTTCACCGGTAAAAAATGGCCATACCCTGCCGCGCTGCCCTGGGGTATGTTTACCGGTTTCGCTGTAAGCCTTCCCGGTGTCTTCGTCCTCCCCATAGCCGTCCATACCATAGCGACGCCAGCCCGGAAAAATGTAGCCATTAGTTTCGAAGCTGTATTTCACGCGATAATCATCTGCAATAGTTTCATCGTCCAGGTTTTCGATTGTGGATAATATATGAGGATCGTTTGCTGCACGAACGCCGTAGCGTACCAGTTCGAGAAAACCACCATCCAAAATGGCGTTTTCGCTGAG
Coding sequences within:
- a CDS encoding Hpt domain-containing protein, whose translation is MGDKRNFAALDWVVGEISETLKDAHQALEAFVEDPRDSTRIRFCLTHIHQVHGSLQMVEFHGASLLAEEMEQLAQALMDNQVTSVPEAQEVLMRSLLQLPIYLDRIRGQKEDNPGLVLPLLNDLRAVRNQSYLSETNLFAPNLQIVKELYGSRHPITQDKAKLAQVLKKLREMYQFAAASVLREIKVEENLNYLDKVFSRMEALTQGTACFPMWEVSAALIEGLLRGDIELSVAVRGLLRHLARELRVLGEKAPGALDFMPRENLLKNLLYYVARAESGGKKVNRVKQRYSLSEALLDGVSIGDEGSSDSLSAPDPEAIRSVVVALNDEINSIKNVLDLSLSGHGSPEDLKEVLPIVKRVADTLAVLGIGDLRKQVNIQAAMLEELSQQNSFDEARLLDVAGKIIEIEHRLEAIAKVVGTNRDLASVNEREVEIDQAKVTVLKECQHGLEQAKDAIVEYISSKWDKSHLLNVGSLLHNIRGGLDMIPLPRPAAILGSCSLYIQEQLLNREGQPGWEALDTLADAIASLEYYLERLLGDMEEDTESLLDVAESSVATLGYPIDGSGVTANAPVDTVEPPQVDEIQEIIAAPPAPTEESVFTAEPVTEEPTAEEPMAEELPVSGAAPELEVLDGQTAPVASVEEFTAPAEVSLAQISIDDDAEESDIDDEIIEIFIEEAGEVKETLDEYVPQWKANQQDQDALVVIRRAFHTLKGSGRMVEAFDIGELAWTIENMLNRILDNSIRAEAAHSHVIDLAINLLPSMIDDFAAKRRCSQKALAEQYMAWAKSLSEGKTPPELAAVPAGESIPLPDLNAQAPAAEPVSESNPVVAETEEPQAELEDDEDFVLLEIFSSEAAGHLATMEAFIAQMEEESPLYGPPSDDFQRALHTLKGSAKMAQVLPIAGIAEPLEAFAKELITYQVDINADILQLYRDAVSYTREALGRIDARRTLEIPKQEQFVARTAELRELAVGHLIRLKEMEKDGQQKVDPRLLSIFMAEEMNLLLDAEQIIGDWQASGDSRGHIEPVVRELSTLGTGAQQANLPDMAGLSAQLCKLYEQYQAGQLEANDDFFTLLGAGHNALLDMVDAVAAGQNVVPPSEETTSALASLIYSGSRVTERTDDVSGAETEIITTDEPFSVSEEAENEISSLGEEAVEEAILNSIVEEIVEPEQLWGESAVEAEEESPLELEFGDDEPLQPGEDADELLDEEQSFSSDEHTSEQQMVDGFVEGADGIVTEELEDVLVVAEELAPTEELPDEEHGLSSEDHSSGLKVANGFVEDAGSIVTDGSEDLFVVENLVSGEEQGSLDTIEALPDEEHGLSSDDNSSELQMANGFVEGTDGSEDLLVTEALVVDPAPTEEQDLLGTTEEQGASESDAVVEFEPEEPAFVSPNTPESQPAAEVEPEVTPSWKTIPGLLDNIDTSHEDYDEDIVDIFLEEANELIEELDESVHSWESDWSDDSRPEQIKRVLHTLKGGARLAGMANLGELTHEYESFLIATDLSDLNDGFFHKMHSYQDRVLSGVRGIENFVAQGGASATAAPAEISGDAELDAPIAQTEGIADQQPENSAAEAGQESNVLPFMPRPKSAAEASPGEFNMPAVKTGGGEQALVSKQTGPQEVVKVSSDLLEELVNLAGETSINRSRIEQQVSDFSHSLEDIDSTIARLQEQLRRLDIETEAQVLFRQEQMAEHEDFDPLEMDRYSQLQQLSRSLIESASDLVDLRQTLTDNIRDTETLLLQQSRINTTLQEGLMRSRMVPFSRLVPRLRRIVRQVAGELGKNVSFELDNIEGELDRSVLERLVPPLEHMLRNAVDHGIELPEKRIDAAKPETGRIVLTLGREGGDVLLRLADDGRGVDLRRVREKAIERGLMAADAELSDFDIMQFVLHAGFSTAETVTQISGRGVGMDVVTSEIKAMGGSVLINSEWGRGTEVIIRLPFTVSVNRALMVEIGLDNYAIPLNTIEGIVRVSPFELEHYYSSEDARFEYAGENYQVRYLGTMLNADIQAKLEGQALPLPVLLVRSAESTMAIQVDNLLGSREVVVKSLGSQFSSVQGLSGATLMGDGSVVVILDPHALVRKEIANANIIELDGVAALKADEVPEEVVKTIMVVDDSVTVRKVTSRFLEREGFNVMTAKDGVDALRTLQDELPDLMLLDIEMPRMDGFEVAKNIRTTSRWKHLPIIMITSRTGDKHREHAMELGVNKYMGKPYQEDMLLEGINDLLAKAEKG
- a CDS encoding chemotaxis protein CheB translates to MQALTFGLLAETSAQLEDLTDLVKRSGHDIALSIKASSGCLDKVRNVDAWVVRLDLQHDKSEHLMEILESFDVPVIYDDIESYNELGVIERVTRFSSKIQLCAGTSAPQGLSKPREIWVLAASTGGPEAVGRFLKHIPEHMDGVAFLYVQHINPEITRTLQKALLRNTCWAVLECERSQTMVEKCIYLVSPAHQIDLYETRVIAPIPDRWAGKYQPSADQVMAKVARRFGKNSGAIIFSGMGNDGSSSCHYMKGCGGLIWAQSPSSCAVDSMPVSALGTGAVSYLGSPEQLARQFAERRHPKAACM
- a CDS encoding chemotaxis protein CheW, with amino-acid sequence MSEGESKVAVISSNTEIACLLVPLLDNTLILPTVSVAEMASMQPIGSLENSPPWLLGFYEWRNTKVPVISYEGISGGPVTPLNPQGRMAVLNNTGVNSELPFIAIPTQGIPRMVRVAEADISENTDRNARPYDDMQVKVGLEEFTLPDVTALEQACIDSGVVI
- a CDS encoding LacI family DNA-binding transcriptional regulator, giving the protein MKENRPTSFDIAFLAGVSQPTVSRALRNSSLVSKQTRDKIQEIARQLNYKVDINARNLRSKTTKTLALLFCEDPGTGTSLINPFFLSMLGSITKASATRGYDLLISFQQDSDDWQADFEDTHKADGIIFLGYGDYTTYIEKISGLHKMNAHFITWGPVVEGQAGYFIGCDNENGCYTAVTHLLESGRSKIAFLGGITEDSPEFQARYHGYCRAIKERGLAVNKRLQIYAQTTETSGFAAAQQLLSSGEKFDAIAGASDLIAIGAMKALQEAQLLIPQQIAVVGFDDIPIADFASPPLTTIQQDTQLAGQLLVDNLIKVIEGESISQQKIAGKLIVRESCGAKCGGRSCVAKA